CACACCAGATTATGGAATTTGGGAAAGAGGCAATAAAATTAATCATGGCAATGCAGAATTAAATGCTAGTTCTATCGGTATGGCGAAAGCTGCTTTAGAAGCAATTGATGGACTAGATTTATTTGGTATACGTGGTAGTCAAGCATCAGTAATTCATGTATTGCCAGATGAAATTGCCCGTGCCAGAATTACTCTGGAATCTCTATTACCAAGAGAATCAGCTTCTAAAGAAATAGATGCAGCTCTTTTGAGTGTGATTAGTTTTCCCGCATTTGCAGTTGAAGATGTACAACTACGCGATTCTCCTACGGAGACGCTTCGCGAACGCACTCGCAATGATATTATGACAAAACTAGAAGGTAAATACGGCTGCAAGAGGTTTTTACGCGACGGACATCAAACAGTTTTAGAAGATAACAAACGCTTGCACTATGAACCGTGGGAACTCAAACAATTTGAAAATATCGAATGTGAATGGCCGCTATTTTTCACCTATTTATTTCTCGATGGGCTATTTTGTGGCAATCAAGAACAAGCTAAATATTACCAAGAACGTTTAGAGTCTCTACTTGTAGAAAGGGATGGTTTGGGTTTATTGCCAGAACTTTATTATGTGAGCGCAGAATTTGTAGAAGCAGAAAAACAAGCACCATCAACTCAGCCGCGTTTACCTAATGAAAATGTGCCTTTAGTATGGGCGCAAAGTTTATATTATCTGGCTCAAATGCTAAGTGAAAGATTAATTGCTGTTGGGGATATAGATCCCTTGGGACGACACTTACGCATGGATAAACACCGAGAACCTCTGGTGCAAATTGCTTTATTAGCAGAAGATGAAGACTTACAAGCAGAACTAGAAGTTCACGGAATTGAAACCCAAACACCCAAGCAAGTAGAACCAATTCAAGTCCGCCAAGCTGATGATTTTATTAATATTTATGCCCAAATTGGACGTAGTGACAAACTTGGTTTAACAGGACGTCCACCCCGTCGTCCCCGCAGTTTAACTACATCCAGAATTTTTCGTATTGGTAGCGAAACAGTTGTATTTTTACCCTCATTTGTAGACTTTCAACAGTTCTATTTAACGCTGGATTATCATTTTTTGGTAGCACAATTACGAAGCGAACTTGGTTACATTCAAAAGTATTGGAGTGATTTGGGGCGTCCGATTTTAACTTTAATGTTAACGCGCACCATGCTAGAAACAGGTTCCGAAGCATTACTGAACTTAATGCAAGAACTCAAAGATGGTATTTGTAACGGCGTACGGGTAAAATTAGGACGGTTGAATCAGCTGATGTTAACAGCAGCGATCGAACGAATTGATTTTCTACCAGAGTTTGAATTTACCCTGTCTTCTGTCAAAGATGCGAAACCTCGGTGCGTTTATTTAGCACTACATCCAGGTAAAAATTGGCCCTTAGGACATACTCAAGAATTTCAAGTAGAATGTGAAACCAACTTCGGGTTATTGCTGAGTTACTTGCGTTCCTCAGAAAATATTTATGAACAAATAGAGTTATTACAGACGCTGACACGTTTGCAAGGGCTAGAATTTGATACGGGTTTTGGCGGTTCAGGAAATCCTGTCACAGTCGGGGATTTGCTAGATGAAGTTTACACTAAAGCCGCAGAATTAGGGATTTGGGCAGTTGTGCGGCGTGCAGCCGGATTGCGGCAAATGGCGTATATTGCTTTATCAGACGTAGTTACAAGTATCATCGTTCGGGGTAAGCAAATAGCAGTTGGTAAAGCTTACAGTGAAGCGTCGTTGATCACTGTACCCCTCTCCCACAACGAAATAGTCGAGAAAATCAATCATTTTTGCCGTGAGGATATACGCGATCGCGTTTTAACTCAAGAAATCCTCATTTATCTGAGTACGTTAATTAAATCAGAACCAGAATTATTTAAAGGACTACTCACCCTGAGAGTTGGTTATCTGATTTTGTTGCTTACCAGCGAACTGGCACAGGAGTTGAAAGTTACTCAAGATGAAGCCTACGAAACCTTGATGCAACTTTCACCTTTTGAAGTCAAAACCCGGTTACGTCAGGTATTAGGTGAGTACTCAGACATGAGTAAGCTATTACGCCAGCAAGAGTCTTTGCACGTCAAACAAAAAGAAAGCGATATTGACTGGGTGGTACAACCAATAATTTTTGAGGATATTGAAGTCCAACCAGGTGGTTGGCGACGGTTCCGTCAAGCTGAAGGTGCAACCGGACGCACACCCAAAGACTTTTACAAACAAGTTTGGTTGTTAATGCATCATTGTAAGGGTTTGGTGATTGGCGATAAACTAGAACGCCGCAACCGTTTAGAGAGTGAAGAAATGATCTCGGAGATGACAGCCGGGGAAAAGAACTTTGCTCTGCAAATCGAGCATCTGTTAAATAAAATAGAGGCTCCCGAGTATCGCCAAGTGAATATTGAAACATTAATGGAATTAGCTGCGATCGCATCCAATAATCCCGATTTACAGATCGAAGAATATATTGTCTTAGATGTGTTAATCGGTCATGCTGTCAGACTTGCATGGTTAGATGGACATCCAGAAAGAGGCGATCGCTATGATGAAGACAAAGGTAGTGCGTGGCGATCGTTTTACAATACTTCTCCTAAGGAGTGTGCTAGTTATGTGGTGAAGGCGTTTAGATTCTTGACAGAGTTTGGGCAAGAGTTTTAAACGCAAAGGATCGCGGAGGAAAACGCAGAGGAACGCAGAGTTTTTTATATTTCTCTGCGCTTGTTTACAGGTTGGTTGGAGGTGATGTGATTCATTTTAATTTTGGGCAAGTTAAGAGTAGTTACTTTTTCACCCAAATATTGATGACAGAAAATGAGTTGAGCGGAGGGATTATTGGTTGTGCGATGAGAGTACACACAGCTTTAGGAGCAGGTTTACTGGAGTCTGCTTACGAAGAGTGTTTGTATTATGAACTAAAAAAAACAGGATTGAATGTTAACAAACAAGTTCCTTTACCTTTAGTATACCAATCAGTGCAATTAGACTGTGTTTATCGATTAGATTTGCAAGTCGAAAACAAAGTCATTGTTGAAATCAAATCCGTAGACATATTGAAACCAATTCACTCCGTTCAACTCCTTACTTATCTCAAACTCGCCAACTGTAAACTTGGTCTTCTCATCAACTTTAACGTCCTCCACCTCAAAGAAGGTATCAAACGCATAGCCAATAACCTCTAACTCTGCGTACCTCTGCGCTTCCCTTTGCGCCCCTCTGCGTTGAAACATTACTCTACAATCAAATACGAATATTAAAAATCTGTACCAGCCCAATAATTATTAGATAAATTGCCACTATATAGTTAAGCAGTCTAGGAAGCAAAAGAATTAGTATTCCTGCTATTAGCGCTACAATTCCATTAATATTAATACCTATCTGAATTGTATTAGTTGTTTGGGCAAGCAAAATAGGAATGTCGAACATGGCTTGCTTTTGATAAGAGGTGTTAATTCTCAATATTAATCCAAAATAGTGACACCAAAAAACGGTAGAAGACTTTCATCCCCTACCGTTTTCAATTTAAATTTTAGATTCAACCCAAAATCTTACTCAACTCCAGGCGTCATCAATTCTCGGCGCTGTTCGCCTCTGACCGTGATATTACCGCTCTCATCGACATCAACAATGGCTGTATCGCCTTCCTTGATGCGACCAGACAGAATCTCTTCGGCGAGGCTGTCTTCTAGTAAGCGCATAATGGCTCGACGTAAGGGTCTTGCACCGTAACTGGGGTTGTAACCCTCTTGTAACAAGCGCTCTTTGAAGCGATCGCTCACTTCGAGATTGATTCCTTTCTCGGTAAGGCGACCAAATACTTCTCTAAGCATAATGTCGGCAATTAGCATTACCTCTTCCTTGCTTAATTGACGGAAGACGATAATTTCATCCAGACGGTTGAGGAATTCTGGACGGAAGTAGTTCTTCAGTTCTTCGTTGACCAAGAACTTAATGCGGTTGTACTGCGATTCGCTTTGGTCTTCAGCAAACTCGAAGCCGATACCGCCGCCACCTTTTTCAATCACCTTGGAACCGATGTTGGAAGTCAAAATCAGCAAGGTGTTCTTGAAGTCTACAGTGCGACCTTTGGCATCAGTTAAACGACCGTCTTCCAGAATTTGCAGCAGCATGTTGAAAACATCGGGGTGGGCTTTTTCGATTTCGTCGAATAGCACCACGGTGTAAGGACGACGGCGTACTGCTTCAGTAAGCTGACCACCTTCGTTATAACCAACATAGCCTGGAGGCGAACCGATTAACTTGGAGACAGTATGACGTTCCATGTATTCGGACATATCCAGGCGGATCATCGCTTCTTCCGAACCGAAGAAGTAAGATGCCAATGCTTTTGCCAACTCGGTTTTACCGACGCCGGTAGGCCCGGAGAAGACAAAGCTAGCAATGGGTCGGTTGGGGTTCTTTAAGCCGACACGAGCGCGACGAATTGCCCGCGAAACAGCCTTCACAGCATCTTCTTGACCAATTAGGCGCTGATGCAAGGTGTCTTCCATGTGCAGCAGCTTTTCGGACTCAGATTCGGTGAGTTTGTTAACCGGTACACCTGTCCAGGAAGCGACAATGTGGGCAATGTCTTCTTCTGTAACTACTGGTTCTTCACCTTCACTGCGGCCAGTACCAGTTTTGCTTTGAGCGATCGCGCGAATTTCGGCTTTGATTTCCATTTCGCGATCGCGCAGTTCTCCGGCTCGATCAAAGTCTTGAGCGCGAACTGCATCATCTTTTTCTTTTAAAATTTGCCGTAGTTCCCTGTCTAACTCTTTGGCTGCGGGTGGCAGTTGGGAGTTAATCAGACGGACGCGGGAACCAGCTTCATCGATTAAGTCGATGGCTTTGTCTGGTAGGTAACGATCGCTAATGTAACGGTCAGACAATTTTGCCGCCGCAATCAAAGCTTCGTCAGAAATCTTGAGCTTGTGGTGTTGTTCGTAGCGGTCACGCAGACCACGTAAAATTTCAATTGTCTCATCGACTGAGGGTTCGCCGACCATCACTGGTTGGAAACGGCGTTCTAAGGCTGCATCTCGCTCTATGTGCTTGCGGTATTCATCTAAGGTTGTAGCACCAATACATTGCAATTCACCTCTAGCCAAGGCTGGCTTGAGGATGTTTGCCGCATCAATTGCACCTTCTGCTGCACCTGCACCAATTAGGGTGTGTACTTCGTCGATGACTAAAATGACATTTCCAGCCTGGCGAATCTCATCCATGATCTTCTTCAGGCGCTCTTCAAATTCACCCCGGTACTTTGTACCTGCTACGAGTAAACCGATATCCAAGGTGACTACGCGCTTGTCTTCTAGAATGTCGGGGACATCTTTGTTGGCAATACGCTGTGCCAGACCTTCGGCGATCGCGGTTTTACCAACCCCTGGTTCCCCAATCAAGACTGGGTTATTTTTGGTGCGGCGACCCAAGATTTGAATCACCCGCTCAATTTCCTTGGCGCGTCCCACCACTGGATCGAGCTTGCCGTCCAATGCCATTTGGGTCAAATTCGAGCCAAACTCATCCAAGGTCGGGGTTTTGTTGCCGCGTGATGGACCTCCTTGCGTAACCTCAGCGGTCTCTCCCAGCATCCGGATCACTTGAGTTCTTACCTTAGAAAGATCCACACCCAGATTCTCTAGCACTCTGGCTGCTACACCTTCC
Above is a genomic segment from Fischerella sp. JS2 containing:
- a CDS encoding glycoside hydrolase family 15 protein; this translates as MKKAFQLQDRLEYYYQQIKTIILARQNPITGLLPASTAITAHGDYTDAWVRDNVYSILAVWGLALAYRKVDEDKGRTYELEHSVVKLMRGLLFAMMRQAHKVEKFKHTQSPLDALHAKYNTATGDIVVGDEEWGHLQLDATSIFVLMLAQMTSSGLQIIFTLDEVNFVQNLVYYIGRAYRTPDYGIWERGNKINHGNAELNASSIGMAKAALEAIDGLDLFGIRGSQASVIHVLPDEIARARITLESLLPRESASKEIDAALLSVISFPAFAVEDVQLRDSPTETLRERTRNDIMTKLEGKYGCKRFLRDGHQTVLEDNKRLHYEPWELKQFENIECEWPLFFTYLFLDGLFCGNQEQAKYYQERLESLLVERDGLGLLPELYYVSAEFVEAEKQAPSTQPRLPNENVPLVWAQSLYYLAQMLSERLIAVGDIDPLGRHLRMDKHREPLVQIALLAEDEDLQAELEVHGIETQTPKQVEPIQVRQADDFINIYAQIGRSDKLGLTGRPPRRPRSLTTSRIFRIGSETVVFLPSFVDFQQFYLTLDYHFLVAQLRSELGYIQKYWSDLGRPILTLMLTRTMLETGSEALLNLMQELKDGICNGVRVKLGRLNQLMLTAAIERIDFLPEFEFTLSSVKDAKPRCVYLALHPGKNWPLGHTQEFQVECETNFGLLLSYLRSSENIYEQIELLQTLTRLQGLEFDTGFGGSGNPVTVGDLLDEVYTKAAELGIWAVVRRAAGLRQMAYIALSDVVTSIIVRGKQIAVGKAYSEASLITVPLSHNEIVEKINHFCREDIRDRVLTQEILIYLSTLIKSEPELFKGLLTLRVGYLILLLTSELAQELKVTQDEAYETLMQLSPFEVKTRLRQVLGEYSDMSKLLRQQESLHVKQKESDIDWVVQPIIFEDIEVQPGGWRRFRQAEGATGRTPKDFYKQVWLLMHHCKGLVIGDKLERRNRLESEEMISEMTAGEKNFALQIEHLLNKIEAPEYRQVNIETLMELAAIASNNPDLQIEEYIVLDVLIGHAVRLAWLDGHPERGDRYDEDKGSAWRSFYNTSPKECASYVVKAFRFLTEFGQEF
- a CDS encoding GxxExxY protein, which translates into the protein MTENELSGGIIGCAMRVHTALGAGLLESAYEECLYYELKKTGLNVNKQVPLPLVYQSVQLDCVYRLDLQVENKVIVEIKSVDILKPIHSVQLLTYLKLANCKLGLLINFNVLHLKEGIKRIANNL
- a CDS encoding DUF3096 domain-containing protein, whose amino-acid sequence is MFDIPILLAQTTNTIQIGININGIVALIAGILILLLPRLLNYIVAIYLIIIGLVQIFNIRI
- a CDS encoding ATP-dependent Clp protease ATP-binding subunit, whose translation is MFERFTEKAIKVIMLAQEEARRLGHNFVGTEQILLGLIGEGTGVAAKVLKSMGVNLKDARIEVEKIIGRGSGFVAVEIPFTPRAKRVLELSLEEARQLGHNYIGTEHLLLGLIREGEGVAARVLENLGVDLSKVRTQVIRMLGETAEVTQGGPSRGNKTPTLDEFGSNLTQMALDGKLDPVVGRAKEIERVIQILGRRTKNNPVLIGEPGVGKTAIAEGLAQRIANKDVPDILEDKRVVTLDIGLLVAGTKYRGEFEERLKKIMDEIRQAGNVILVIDEVHTLIGAGAAEGAIDAANILKPALARGELQCIGATTLDEYRKHIERDAALERRFQPVMVGEPSVDETIEILRGLRDRYEQHHKLKISDEALIAAAKLSDRYISDRYLPDKAIDLIDEAGSRVRLINSQLPPAAKELDRELRQILKEKDDAVRAQDFDRAGELRDREMEIKAEIRAIAQSKTGTGRSEGEEPVVTEEDIAHIVASWTGVPVNKLTESESEKLLHMEDTLHQRLIGQEDAVKAVSRAIRRARVGLKNPNRPIASFVFSGPTGVGKTELAKALASYFFGSEEAMIRLDMSEYMERHTVSKLIGSPPGYVGYNEGGQLTEAVRRRPYTVVLFDEIEKAHPDVFNMLLQILEDGRLTDAKGRTVDFKNTLLILTSNIGSKVIEKGGGGIGFEFAEDQSESQYNRIKFLVNEELKNYFRPEFLNRLDEIIVFRQLSKEEVMLIADIMLREVFGRLTEKGINLEVSDRFKERLLQEGYNPSYGARPLRRAIMRLLEDSLAEEILSGRIKEGDTAIVDVDESGNITVRGEQRRELMTPGVE